The Longimicrobium sp. genome includes the window AGCGTCCGCATCGCCTCAGAGTCCGCATGCAGGGCGACACGCGCCTGCCTCATTGGTCCGCTGCGGGACAGCCGCTCGGCGGACGGCACTGTGACTCTCGGCGTCACATGGGCGTGCTACATAGGTGGGGACACGTCGCAACGTTGGGTTGCACGACGGGACATCCGCCTTCAAGGAGCGTCTATGCATAATCTTGTCTTCGCCAGTACCGCCGACCTGGCCGCCGCCATTCGCACCGGCCAGATCTCAGCCGTCGAAGCGCTTCAGGCGTATCTGGCGCAGATCGCGCGCCACAATCCAACGCTGAACGCCGTGATCACGCTGGATGCTGAGCGCGCCGCTGTTCGGGCGCAGGAAGCTGATGCGGCGCTGCGGCGCGGTGAGCTGTGGGGGCCGCTGCATGGCGTACCTTTTACGCTGAAAGATGCCCATGCTACCGCGGGCATGCGCACGACCACCGGCTTCCCGCCCCTGGATCATGTCCCGCAGGCCGATGGCACGGTCGCAGCGCGCCTCACGGCGGCGGGCGGCGTGCTCATGGGCAAAACCAATGTCCCCGTGATGCTGGCGGACGTTCAAACCACGAATCCGATCTTTGGCCGCACCGCGAACCCTTGGGATATCGCCCGGACGTGCGGGGGCTCCAGCGGCGGCGCAGCCGCGGCCGTCGCGGCCGGCATAACCCCCTTTGAGATCGGGACGGATCTGTCCGGGTCGATCCGCATTCCGGCGGCCTATTGCGGGGTGTTTGGGCTGAAGCCGACCGAGCATCGCGTCTCGCTGGCCGGCCTGATTCCCGGTCTCCCGCCGGTTCCGAGCGTCCGCATCATGTCCTGCATTGGGCCTCTGGCGCGCACCGTGGAAGACCTCGGGCTGCTGTACCGGATCATCGCTGGGCCGGACGGCTGCGATACCGATGTGCCGCCGGTTCCTGCGCCCGAGGTTCCCGCGCTCGCCCTGCCGGGTCTGCGCATCGCCTATGCGCCAACGTTTCCCGGCGTGCCCGTTGCGGCAGCGATTCGCGAGGCGATCGCGGACGTGGCTGAGCGTCTCCAGCGCGCGGGCGCGATCGTGGCGGCGCCGCCGCTGCCCACGGCGGACATCCAGGCGACGCTGGCCCGGGCGGGGGCGTTGCTGAGGATGGTCGTGGGCGCGTTCCAGGTGGACGCGCACGAGGCCCCGACG containing:
- a CDS encoding amidase family protein is translated as MHNLVFASTADLAAAIRTGQISAVEALQAYLAQIARHNPTLNAVITLDAERAAVRAQEADAALRRGELWGPLHGVPFTLKDAHATAGMRTTTGFPPLDHVPQADGTVAARLTAAGGVLMGKTNVPVMLADVQTTNPIFGRTANPWDIARTCGGSSGGAAAAVAAGITPFEIGTDLSGSIRIPAAYCGVFGLKPTEHRVSLAGLIPGLPPVPSVRIMSCIGPLARTVEDLGLLYRIIAGPDGCDTDVPPVPAPEVPALALPGLRIAYAPTFPGVPVAAAIREAIADVAERLQRAGAIVAAPPLPTADIQATLARAGALLRMVVGAFQVDAHEAPTSLAAYLEALHWRDEELRAWEQFFTTWDALLCPASMITAFPHCAPGAPLHVDGAAAPYELVSAHSFLFNYTGHPAVTLPVARDGAGLPIGVQLVGKRWDESRLLGMAAALVDVTGPFQAPPG